A single genomic interval of Oncorhynchus gorbuscha isolate QuinsamMale2020 ecotype Even-year linkage group LG25, OgorEven_v1.0, whole genome shotgun sequence harbors:
- the LOC124014430 gene encoding angiopoietin-related protein 5-like isoform X1: MTFSSLPLRRFDKMWNRIFFCGLVVCLISLTDQTQGQKTTLVVQGTDCTQIKTLSPRATSGVYVIQPAGVRSPFKVYCEMLADGGWTVFQRRTGAEVLFNRKWAVYKQGFGHLRKDHWLGLSKVFALTKGRERSSTMRVDLWDFEGGTAFAEYSDFRLGTEKEAYKLNVGAYRGNAGDAIRGKYAGIDQNGFGFSTTDKDNDGCSPCIFGDIAENTCSFSEGGGGWWYSRCGSASLNGDWHPAGEHIGWASGLHWETWKGPAPHSARASRMMIKAVLRPRLNTSEMVS; this comes from the exons ATGACattttcatctctccctctcagaagatttgacaaaatgtggaataggATATTTTTTTGTGGACTGGTTGTCTGTCTCATCAGCCTCACTGACCAGACTCAG GGCCAGAAAACAACTTTAGTTGTTCAAG GGACAGATTGCACACAGATCAAAACTCTCTCCCCTCGAGCCACCAGTGGAGTGTATGTCATTCAGCCTGCGGGAGTCAGATCCCCCTTTAAG GTGTATTGTGAGATGCTGGCTGACGGAGGCTGGACAGTCTTTCAAAGGCGCACCGGGGCAGAGGTTCTTTTCAACAGGAAGTGGGCAGTGTACAAACAAGGCTTTGGGCATCTACGGA AGGACCACTGGCTGGGTCTGAGTAAGGTGTTTGCCCTAACAAAGGGCAGGGAGCGGAGCTCGACCATGCGGGTCGACCTGTGGGACTTTGAAGGGGGCACTGCCTTCGCTGAGTACAGTGACTTCCGTCTGGGCACGGAGAAGGAGGCCTATAAGCTGAATGTTGGAGCCTACAGGGGCAACGCAG GTGATGCCATCCGTGGGAAATACGCCGGCATTGACCAGAACGGCTTTGGCTTCAGCACAACCGACAAGGACAACGACGGCTGCTCACCCTGCATCTTTGGAGACATCGCCGAGAACACGTGCAGCTTctcggagggaggaggagggtggtggtaCAGTCGCTGTGGCTCTGCCAGCCTGAACGGAGACTGGCACCCCGCCGGCGAACACATCGGCTGGGCCTCCGGCCTCCACTGGGAGACCTGGAAAGGACCTGCCCCACACTCGGCCCGAGCGAGCCGCATGATGATCAAGGCTGTGTTGAGGCCACGTCTCAATACATCTGAAATGGTTTCCTAG
- the LOC124014430 gene encoding angiopoietin-related protein 5-like isoform X2, giving the protein MWNRIFFCGLVVCLISLTDQTQGQKTTLVVQGTDCTQIKTLSPRATSGVYVIQPAGVRSPFKVYCEMLADGGWTVFQRRTGAEVLFNRKWAVYKQGFGHLRKDHWLGLSKVFALTKGRERSSTMRVDLWDFEGGTAFAEYSDFRLGTEKEAYKLNVGAYRGNAGDAIRGKYAGIDQNGFGFSTTDKDNDGCSPCIFGDIAENTCSFSEGGGGWWYSRCGSASLNGDWHPAGEHIGWASGLHWETWKGPAPHSARASRMMIKAVLRPRLNTSEMVS; this is encoded by the exons atgtggaataggATATTTTTTTGTGGACTGGTTGTCTGTCTCATCAGCCTCACTGACCAGACTCAG GGCCAGAAAACAACTTTAGTTGTTCAAG GGACAGATTGCACACAGATCAAAACTCTCTCCCCTCGAGCCACCAGTGGAGTGTATGTCATTCAGCCTGCGGGAGTCAGATCCCCCTTTAAG GTGTATTGTGAGATGCTGGCTGACGGAGGCTGGACAGTCTTTCAAAGGCGCACCGGGGCAGAGGTTCTTTTCAACAGGAAGTGGGCAGTGTACAAACAAGGCTTTGGGCATCTACGGA AGGACCACTGGCTGGGTCTGAGTAAGGTGTTTGCCCTAACAAAGGGCAGGGAGCGGAGCTCGACCATGCGGGTCGACCTGTGGGACTTTGAAGGGGGCACTGCCTTCGCTGAGTACAGTGACTTCCGTCTGGGCACGGAGAAGGAGGCCTATAAGCTGAATGTTGGAGCCTACAGGGGCAACGCAG GTGATGCCATCCGTGGGAAATACGCCGGCATTGACCAGAACGGCTTTGGCTTCAGCACAACCGACAAGGACAACGACGGCTGCTCACCCTGCATCTTTGGAGACATCGCCGAGAACACGTGCAGCTTctcggagggaggaggagggtggtggtaCAGTCGCTGTGGCTCTGCCAGCCTGAACGGAGACTGGCACCCCGCCGGCGAACACATCGGCTGGGCCTCCGGCCTCCACTGGGAGACCTGGAAAGGACCTGCCCCACACTCGGCCCGAGCGAGCCGCATGATGATCAAGGCTGTGTTGAGGCCACGTCTCAATACATCTGAAATGGTTTCCTAG